In Gallus gallus isolate bGalGal1 chromosome 8, bGalGal1.mat.broiler.GRCg7b, whole genome shotgun sequence, one DNA window encodes the following:
- the MFSD14A gene encoding hippocampus abundant transcript 1 protein isoform X1 — MGHNGKQPQGIGSPSVYHAVIVIFLEFFAWGLLTAPTLMVLHETFPKHTFLMNGLIQGVKGLLSFLSAPLIGALSDVWGRKSFLLLTVFFTCAPIPLMKISPWWYFAVISVSGVFAVTFSVVFAYVADITQEHERSMAYGLVSATFAASLVTSPAIGAYLGRVYGDSLVVVLATAIALLDICFILVAVPESLPEKMRPASWGAPISWEQADPFASLKKVGQDSIVLLICITVFLSYLPEAGQYSSFFLYLRQIMGFSSESVAAFIAVLGILSIIAQTIVLSLLMRSIGNKNTILLGLGFQILQLAWYGFGSEPWMMWAAGAVAAMSSITFPAVSALVSRTADADQQGVVQGMITGIRGLCNGLGPALYGFIFYIFHVELNELPVPESPSGGTVVTQYHLQQNSIIPGPPFLFGACSVLLALLVALFIPEHTNLTVRSSNWKKHCGSHGHPHSPQAPGEAKEPLLQDTNV, encoded by the exons ATGGGACACAACGGGAAACAG CCTCAAGGAATAGGCTCACCTAGCGTCTACCATGCTGTGATAGTGATATTTTTGGAGTTTTTTGCTTGGGGACTCCTGACAGCACCCACTCTGATG GTTTTGCATGAAACCTTTCCAAAACATACATTTCTAATGAATGGTCTAATTCAAGGAGTAAAG GGCTTATTATCATTCCTCAGTGCCCCACTCATAGGTGCCCTGTCTGATGTGTGGGGGCGAAAGTCCTTCCTGCTGCTAACAGTGTTTTTCACCTGTGCACCAATACCGCTAATGAAGATCAGCCCATG GTGGTACTTTGCTGTTATATCTGTCTCTGGAGTTTTTGCTGTGACATTTTCTGTGGTGTTTGCATACGTAGCAGACATAACCCAAGAACATGAAAGAAGCATGGCCTATGGTTTG GTTTCAGCAACCTTTGCAGCAAGCTTGGTTACCAGCCCTGCTATTGGTGCCTACCTTGGTCGAGTCTACGGAGACAGCTTGGTCGTGGTCCTGGCTACAGCAATAGCCTTGTTagacatttgttttattcttgttgCTGTACCAGAATCACTGCCGGAGAAGATGAGGCCAGCATCCTGGGGAGCGCCCATTTCATGGGAACAGGCTGACCCTTTTGCA TCCTTAAAGAAGGTTGGCCAGGACTCAATAGTGCTGCTAATCTGCATCACAGTCTTTCTTTCCTACCTCCCGGAGGCAGGTCAATATTCCAGCTTCTTCCTATACCTCAGACAG ATAATGGGATTTTCATCTGAAAGTGTTGCAGCATTTATAGCAGTCCTTGGAATTCTTTCCATTATTGCACAG ACAATAGTTTTGAGTTTACTTATGCGGTCcattggaaataaaaacaccatCCTACTGGGTCTAGGATTTCAAATACTACAGCTTGCCTGGTACGGCTTTGGATCCGAACCTTG gatgatgtgggcagcaggagctgttgcAGCCATGTCCAGTATTACTTTCCCAGCTGTAAGTGCACTGGTTTCACGAACTGCTGATGCTGACCAGCAAG GTGTTGTTCAAGGGATGATAACAGGAATTCGAGGCTTATGTAATGGTTTGGGACCTGCACTTTATGGTTTTATATTCTACATATTTCACGTTGAACTGAATGAACTCCCTGTGCCTGAATCACCATCAGGAGGTACTGTCGTCACACAATACCACTTACAACAG aattcaATAATTCCTGGACCCCCATTCTTATTTGGGGCATGCTCTGTGCTGCTAGCACTACTTGTTGCCTTGTTTATTCCTGAACACACCAACCTAACTGTACGATCCAGCAACTGGAAGAAACACTGTGGCAGTCACGGCCATCCCCACAGCCCACAAGCTCCTGGAGAAGCTAAAGAACCATTACTGCAAGACACAAACgtatga
- the MFSD14A gene encoding hippocampus abundant transcript 1 protein isoform X2 — protein sequence MVLHETFPKHTFLMNGLIQGVKGLLSFLSAPLIGALSDVWGRKSFLLLTVFFTCAPIPLMKISPWWYFAVISVSGVFAVTFSVVFAYVADITQEHERSMAYGLVSATFAASLVTSPAIGAYLGRVYGDSLVVVLATAIALLDICFILVAVPESLPEKMRPASWGAPISWEQADPFASLKKVGQDSIVLLICITVFLSYLPEAGQYSSFFLYLRQIMGFSSESVAAFIAVLGILSIIAQTIVLSLLMRSIGNKNTILLGLGFQILQLAWYGFGSEPWMMWAAGAVAAMSSITFPAVSALVSRTADADQQGVVQGMITGIRGLCNGLGPALYGFIFYIFHVELNELPVPESPSGGTVVTQYHLQQNSIIPGPPFLFGACSVLLALLVALFIPEHTNLTVRSSNWKKHCGSHGHPHSPQAPGEAKEPLLQDTNV from the exons ATG GTTTTGCATGAAACCTTTCCAAAACATACATTTCTAATGAATGGTCTAATTCAAGGAGTAAAG GGCTTATTATCATTCCTCAGTGCCCCACTCATAGGTGCCCTGTCTGATGTGTGGGGGCGAAAGTCCTTCCTGCTGCTAACAGTGTTTTTCACCTGTGCACCAATACCGCTAATGAAGATCAGCCCATG GTGGTACTTTGCTGTTATATCTGTCTCTGGAGTTTTTGCTGTGACATTTTCTGTGGTGTTTGCATACGTAGCAGACATAACCCAAGAACATGAAAGAAGCATGGCCTATGGTTTG GTTTCAGCAACCTTTGCAGCAAGCTTGGTTACCAGCCCTGCTATTGGTGCCTACCTTGGTCGAGTCTACGGAGACAGCTTGGTCGTGGTCCTGGCTACAGCAATAGCCTTGTTagacatttgttttattcttgttgCTGTACCAGAATCACTGCCGGAGAAGATGAGGCCAGCATCCTGGGGAGCGCCCATTTCATGGGAACAGGCTGACCCTTTTGCA TCCTTAAAGAAGGTTGGCCAGGACTCAATAGTGCTGCTAATCTGCATCACAGTCTTTCTTTCCTACCTCCCGGAGGCAGGTCAATATTCCAGCTTCTTCCTATACCTCAGACAG ATAATGGGATTTTCATCTGAAAGTGTTGCAGCATTTATAGCAGTCCTTGGAATTCTTTCCATTATTGCACAG ACAATAGTTTTGAGTTTACTTATGCGGTCcattggaaataaaaacaccatCCTACTGGGTCTAGGATTTCAAATACTACAGCTTGCCTGGTACGGCTTTGGATCCGAACCTTG gatgatgtgggcagcaggagctgttgcAGCCATGTCCAGTATTACTTTCCCAGCTGTAAGTGCACTGGTTTCACGAACTGCTGATGCTGACCAGCAAG GTGTTGTTCAAGGGATGATAACAGGAATTCGAGGCTTATGTAATGGTTTGGGACCTGCACTTTATGGTTTTATATTCTACATATTTCACGTTGAACTGAATGAACTCCCTGTGCCTGAATCACCATCAGGAGGTACTGTCGTCACACAATACCACTTACAACAG aattcaATAATTCCTGGACCCCCATTCTTATTTGGGGCATGCTCTGTGCTGCTAGCACTACTTGTTGCCTTGTTTATTCCTGAACACACCAACCTAACTGTACGATCCAGCAACTGGAAGAAACACTGTGGCAGTCACGGCCATCCCCACAGCCCACAAGCTCCTGGAGAAGCTAAAGAACCATTACTGCAAGACACAAACgtatga
- the MFSD14A gene encoding hippocampus abundant transcript 1 protein encodes MTQGGKKKKRAVNRSIMLAKKIIIKDGGTPQGIGSPSVYHAVIVIFLEFFAWGLLTAPTLMVLHETFPKHTFLMNGLIQGVKGLLSFLSAPLIGALSDVWGRKSFLLLTVFFTCAPIPLMKISPWWYFAVISVSGVFAVTFSVVFAYVADITQEHERSMAYGLVSATFAASLVTSPAIGAYLGRVYGDSLVVVLATAIALLDICFILVAVPESLPEKMRPASWGAPISWEQADPFASLKKVGQDSIVLLICITVFLSYLPEAGQYSSFFLYLRQIMGFSSESVAAFIAVLGILSIIAQTIVLSLLMRSIGNKNTILLGLGFQILQLAWYGFGSEPWMMWAAGAVAAMSSITFPAVSALVSRTADADQQGVVQGMITGIRGLCNGLGPALYGFIFYIFHVELNELPVPESPSGGTVVTQYHLQQNSIIPGPPFLFGACSVLLALLVALFIPEHTNLTVRSSNWKKHCGSHGHPHSPQAPGEAKEPLLQDTNV; translated from the exons ATGACCCAGggggggaagaagaagaaacgCGCCGTGAACCGCAGCATCATGCTGGCCAAGAAGATCATCATTAAGGATGGAGGGACG CCTCAAGGAATAGGCTCACCTAGCGTCTACCATGCTGTGATAGTGATATTTTTGGAGTTTTTTGCTTGGGGACTCCTGACAGCACCCACTCTGATG GTTTTGCATGAAACCTTTCCAAAACATACATTTCTAATGAATGGTCTAATTCAAGGAGTAAAG GGCTTATTATCATTCCTCAGTGCCCCACTCATAGGTGCCCTGTCTGATGTGTGGGGGCGAAAGTCCTTCCTGCTGCTAACAGTGTTTTTCACCTGTGCACCAATACCGCTAATGAAGATCAGCCCATG GTGGTACTTTGCTGTTATATCTGTCTCTGGAGTTTTTGCTGTGACATTTTCTGTGGTGTTTGCATACGTAGCAGACATAACCCAAGAACATGAAAGAAGCATGGCCTATGGTTTG GTTTCAGCAACCTTTGCAGCAAGCTTGGTTACCAGCCCTGCTATTGGTGCCTACCTTGGTCGAGTCTACGGAGACAGCTTGGTCGTGGTCCTGGCTACAGCAATAGCCTTGTTagacatttgttttattcttgttgCTGTACCAGAATCACTGCCGGAGAAGATGAGGCCAGCATCCTGGGGAGCGCCCATTTCATGGGAACAGGCTGACCCTTTTGCA TCCTTAAAGAAGGTTGGCCAGGACTCAATAGTGCTGCTAATCTGCATCACAGTCTTTCTTTCCTACCTCCCGGAGGCAGGTCAATATTCCAGCTTCTTCCTATACCTCAGACAG ATAATGGGATTTTCATCTGAAAGTGTTGCAGCATTTATAGCAGTCCTTGGAATTCTTTCCATTATTGCACAG ACAATAGTTTTGAGTTTACTTATGCGGTCcattggaaataaaaacaccatCCTACTGGGTCTAGGATTTCAAATACTACAGCTTGCCTGGTACGGCTTTGGATCCGAACCTTG gatgatgtgggcagcaggagctgttgcAGCCATGTCCAGTATTACTTTCCCAGCTGTAAGTGCACTGGTTTCACGAACTGCTGATGCTGACCAGCAAG GTGTTGTTCAAGGGATGATAACAGGAATTCGAGGCTTATGTAATGGTTTGGGACCTGCACTTTATGGTTTTATATTCTACATATTTCACGTTGAACTGAATGAACTCCCTGTGCCTGAATCACCATCAGGAGGTACTGTCGTCACACAATACCACTTACAACAG aattcaATAATTCCTGGACCCCCATTCTTATTTGGGGCATGCTCTGTGCTGCTAGCACTACTTGTTGCCTTGTTTATTCCTGAACACACCAACCTAACTGTACGATCCAGCAACTGGAAGAAACACTGTGGCAGTCACGGCCATCCCCACAGCCCACAAGCTCCTGGAGAAGCTAAAGAACCATTACTGCAAGACACAAACgtatga